The nucleotide sequence GCCGAAATCATCGAACGAATCTACGACAACCGCGACCGGGAGTATAATGTCAACCGTCTGATCAAACGCCTGCGGCGCGTCCAGAACACCATGGGCGCCGAAGCCCGGGAAGCCTTCGCCCGCTACATACCCGACGGCGACATGAAAGCCTACGCCGACGGGCTGAAAGAGAATCTCCGGAACGACTTTCCCGGGACGATGGAGCTTCTTCGGAATAAAGAGTTCCAGGACCTGCTCGAAAACTACCCCCGCCCGAAAAAGGTCTTCTTCAAGGGGTACGACATCGTGGATACGGTGGACGACGAAGTGATGTTCCGGGTGGGCGACGACTACCAGAAGCCCCGGGACTACCTTCGGCTCTTCGAAGAGTTCGTCCGAAAGAACCCCGAGCAGATCGAAGCCATCGAAGTACTGCTCTCCCGTCCTTCGGACTGGAATGCCGACGTGCTGGACGACCTGCGCGACAAGCTCAGAAAAAGCCATTTCTCGGAAAAAGACCTGCAGCGGGGGCACGAGCTCGTCTACAAAAAGCCCCTTGCCGACATCATCTCCATGGTCAAGCACGCTTCGGACTACGACGTGCCCATCCTCACCGCCCGGGAACGGGTTGAAAAAACGGTGGCGCGGCTAGCCGAAAAACATGCCTTCACCGAAGAGCAGAAAAACTGGCTCGCCTACATTCGGGAGCACCTCATCGAAAACCTCGCCATATCGCCGGAGGATTTCGAAACCATGCCGGTCTTCGAGCGCCACGGCGGCCTCACCAGGGCGAAGCGGATCTTCGGGGATGCCTTCGACGCGATACTGAAGGAAATCAACGAATCGCTTGCCGCCTAATACACTATAGAAAAGGGAATGAGCCATGTCCGACGTCGTAAATAAACTCTGGGGTTTCTGCCACACCCTTCGCCATGACGGAATCGACTACGGCGACTACATCGAGCAGCTTACCTACCTGATGTTCCTCAAGATGGCCCATGAAAAGGACATCGACCTCTCCGGCATCCGGTACGAAGAAGACAGGAACACCGTCACCCTCGACTGTTCATGGAGCACCTTCGTCAAAAAATCCGGGACCGAACTGCTGGACGCCTTCGCCCGAATACTGCGGGCCCTCGGCCGCCAGCCCGGCCTCCTGGGCGACATCTTCACCCAGGCCGTCCCGAGATTCACCAATCCGGTCAACCTGAAAAAGATCATCAACATGATCGACGAAGAGGACTGGTCCTCCATGGAGGTGGACGTCAAGGGCGCCGCCTTCGAAGGGCTGCTGGAAAAATCCGCCGCCGAGGGAAAGAAGGGTGCGGGGCAGTACTTTACCCCCTGGGTACTCATACAGACCATCGTCAACGTCATGCGCCCCGACCCTAGGGCATCCCGGGAGTTCACCATCTGCGACCCCGCCTGCGGAACGGCCGGCTTCCTGATGGTGGCCTACGAATGGCTCGTGAACGTCACCAAAGGAGCCCTGGACAGAAAAGACGTCCAGCGCATCAAAAAGGAAACCTACTACGGCCAGGAACTCGTCCCCCGGCCCCGGAGACTGGCCCTCATGAACCTGTTCCTCCACGGGCTGGAGCCGTGCATCTACCTGGGCGACAGCATCTACGAACCCGACCGGGGCGAACGGTACGACTGCATCCTCACCAATCCCCCCTTCGGAACCAAAGGGGCCAACCAGGCCCCGGTGCGGGACGACTTCACCGTCAGCACCAGCAACAAGCAGCTCAATTTCATCCAGCACGTGGTCACCATACTCAAAAGGGGCGGACGGGCCGCCATGGTGCTGCCCGACAACGTCCTCTTCGCCGACGCCGCGGGCGACGTCATCAAGTACCTGATGGAAGACTGCGATGTCCACACCCTCCTGCGCCTCCCCAACGGCACCTTCACCCCCTACAGCCAGGGAGTAAAGGCCAACGTGATCTTCTTCCGGAAGGGCATGAAAACCGAACACACCTGGATCTACGACTGCCGGACCAACATCCCCGGCGTCACCAAAAAAGACCGGCCCCTCGTCCCCGCCATGTTCGAGGATTTCGAGCGATGCTACGGCGACGACCCCGACGGACAGAGCGAACGGACAGACGGCGGCGAAGAGGGACGCTTTCGGAAGTTCTCGTATTCCCAGATCAAAGAGAGGAACTTCAACCTCGACATCTCCTGGCTGAAAGACGAAAACCTCGAAGACCCCGACTCCCTCCCCGAACCGCAGCTTCTGGTCGCCGACGCCATCACCGAACTGGGCGCCTGCGTCGATGAACTGCAATCGATCCTGGACGAAATAGAAGCGGAGAACGGGGAATGAGCGGGATACTTCCGAAGGGGTGGGTGGAGACCACATTTCCGACTGTTGCTCTCTTGAATCCAAAATCGTCGCTGGATGATGATACGGAAGTTGCTTTTGTTCCCATGCCGCATGTTCCGACGAATTTTTCGGATACACTGCGTTTTGAGAAAAAACTATGGCGGGATGTGAAAAGGGGATTCACCCATTTTAGGAACGACGATGTTATTTTCGCGAAAATAACACCCTGCTTTGAAAACGGGAAGGCGGCGATAGTTGCAGGCTTGCCGAATGCTCATGGTGCGGGAAGCACGGAATTTTACGTGCTTCGTCCGGTCATTGTTCCTTCCGCCTTGCTGTTTTACTGGGTAAAAACAGCAGCGTTTCTAAAAACCGCAGAGGCGCACATGACACCTGGATTCCCGGGTTATTATACCTAGGTTGGCGGCTCGACCCCGAAGCAGGCGTACAGCTCTCTCTGCTTCCCCGTTATCTCGCCGAAATAAGGGTTCTTTCCGGGGGATTCGAATTTTTCGATCACATTCAGCTCGTCCAGAAGCTCACACAGAGTATGCTTCTTGTAGAGCGACTTCTCCCGCATCGTCTTGTCGATCTGCGACAGATACGTCAACGCGATGAACTGAACGAAGAGCTTGCCCTCCAGGTTCTCCTCCGAAGAGACCGACGTCCGCCGAAGGTTCAACCGCTCCTTCAGATTCCCGAACGCCTTCTCTATCAAATCCTTGCCTCGATAGATCCGCAGCGCCTCGCGGCTCTCCTTCACATCGTTTGAGACAAGCGCGAAGCAGCCGAAGTTCTTCTGCGCCTTCTCGATCGCCTCCTGCTTCGGAGTCAGGCGAATTCCTCGAACGGGCGTCTCTCCGACATCGTAGTACGTCGCATAGAGCTTCTCGTGAGCCGAAACGCGCTTGCCGGAGCGAAGCTCTCTCTCCAGACCGTCCAGCATGGCGTTGAATTCGCATCTGTCCTCCACGTTCCTTCGTTCGTCCCGGAAGAGGTGAAGATATATCCGCTTCTCCCCGGTTTTCTTTTCTCCGCTGCGCTTCATCGTCTCGGTGTAACTCCAAGTCGTGCTCCGGCACAGACCGTAGACTTCGTGCTCCGAATCGTAGCAGGCGCGCTGCGTCAGCTTCGTCCGCTCCTCGTCAAGCATCTCCTTCACCCAGTTGAGCGAACTCCTGATCGCCATCAGGAACTTGCTGTGATTGCGATAGAGTTCGTTAACGTTCTTCTCGCTGTAGAACCCCTTGTCCATGACCAGCTTCACCTTCTTCGACCGCAGGAAGTCGATTTCGCTCAACAGAGTGCGAACCGTCGTTACATCGGCGATGTTCCCCGGCAGCTTCCTGTAGTAGATCGGCAGACGCGATTCCTCGCCGTACAGAAGCAGCAGGTTGATCTGCGGAAGCGGATCGCGATCCTTGTTGTGGCCGTACTTCACCTGCTTGATCAGCTTCGAGTACGACGAGACCGACGTGGTGTCGTAGACCAGAAACTCCTTCTCCATCCGCCGATTCGCCTGCATGCGAAAAAAGCGCTGCTTCGAATCCTCGTCGATCGAAGCGAAGATTTCGCTGCTCCTCTGCGAGGGGATGTCGGAGCCGAAAGGATGACTGTGCGTCTTCGCCCATTTCGGGAAACGACTCAGAGGATTGCTGTCCTCCAGAATCAGGTAGTAGGCGAGGGAGAGTATCTGCTTATGCGTATCCGGAAAGCATTCCTTCAGATCCCCGGCCACTCCGGTCCGCTCTCCGATGGCGTCGAAGAGGTGCGTCGCACCGTGGAAGAGGCGCGAGAACGATCCCGGTGGAGAGGAGACTTCATTTTTCTTCTCCGCTTCCTCAAGAGCCATTCTGAGCTTGTACTTTTCATTGGGCACGAAAACTCCGTCGACCATTTTTCCTATATAGTCGCGATCACTGGTAGAATACTTCTTCTCCTTGTCCCACCTTGGGAAGTAATCGTAAACACGTTCGACACCGTTGATCAACTGCGTTCTTCTCGGCATTCATTCCACCTCCGACATAGGTATATTATATACCTATGTCGAGAAGTTTGCAAACAAAATTTCTCAGTTACACCAAGGCTTCAAGTCGATTCCTAGGTATATAATTCCGGGAATCCAGGATGACAGGCACCGTCGGGCAAAAACGAGTCCCGAAAACTTTTGTAGAATCCCATCCTTTCCCTCTTCCACCCCTCAACGAACAAAAACGCATCGTTGCCAAGCTGGACGCCATCATGCCCCGCATTGACTCCGTGAAAGAGCGCCTTGAGAAGATACCGGCCATTCTCAAACGCTTCCGCCAGTCGGTCCTCACCGCCGCAGTCACCGGTAAACTCACCGAAAAATGGCGGGAAGAGCATCCGGATGTGGAGAGAGCGGATTTTGCACTGTCCATTGTCTCTAAAAAAGTTGCAGACTCCTATCTAAACGTATTTGAAGAAACTCAGACATATCCCTTACCTGATACTTGGTTGTACGTTCCGCTAGAAAATCTGGGAGAAGTCAGAGGCGGTGGCACTCCATCTAAATCTCAAGCGGATTTTTGGAGTGGTGCAATACCATGGATAAGCCCCAAAGATATGAAGGTTTGTAAAATTAAAAACGGGAAAGATTTTATTTCTGAAACCGCACTTCATGAGTCCTCAGTAAAAATGATTCCAGAGGGAAGCATTCTTTTTGTGGTGCGCGGCATGATATTGGCTCATTCTTTCCCAGTGGCATTAACGATGAATGATGTAACGATCAATCAAGATATGAAAGGGTTGACGCCGAATAAGAATGCGAATTGTGAGTATCTTCTATGTGTTTTCAAATACATGCAAACAAAAGTGCTGTCTTATGTTAAAGAGGCAACGCACGGTACCTTGCGTCTTGAAATACCAGTGATTCAGACGTTCGCTATCCCTCTCCCGCCCCGCGACGAGCAAAAAGAAATCGTCCGGCAGGTGGACAAGCTCTTCGCCCTTGCCGACAAAGTGGAGGAGCACTACCAGAAAGCCCGGGCCCAGGTGGACGCTCTTGCTCAGTCCGTCCTCGCCAAAGCCTTCCGTGGAGAACTGGTTCCCCAGGATCTCGACGACGAACCGGCGGAAAAACTGCTGCAGCGCATTCGGGAAGAAAAAGCAAAAATGGAAAATGAACTGAAAAACGCCTCCCGGAGCGCGCGGGGAAAAGGAAAAAAAGGCGCAAAGACCCAGCGCAACAGGCCCGAAGAAAAGTAGGCGAGAGAACCATGAAAAAAATAAAGGATATTCCCCAGTCCGAACGCCCCAGAGAAAAACTCCTCGAACAGGGAGCGCACTGCCTTTCCGACCAGGAACTGCTCGCCGTCATCCTGGGCAGGGGCACTCAAAAGGACGACGTGCTGGCCCTGTCGAAGAAAATCATCAAGATCATCGACGAAAAGGGTTTGCTCTTCTCCCCTCAAGACATCACTGCCGTTGACGGTATCGGTAGCGCGAAAGCTGCTTCAATCGCGGCGGCCTTCGAATTTGTCCGGCGAAGAATCAAGCCAGAAGGCCTGAAGATCAAATTTCCTGCGGACGTGCTTCCCCTGATCCAACACTATGCCGACAGAAAACAGGAACACTTTCTCAGCATCTCCATCAACGGCGCGAACGAGGTAATGAACGTCCGGGTCGTCAGCATCGGCCTGGTCAACAAAAGCCATGTCCACCCTCGGGAAGTCTTCGCCGACGTGATAGCCGAAAGAGCCTCCGCAGTCATCGTCGCCCACAACCACCCCCACGGAGAACTCAAACCAAGCCCCGAAGACCGCCACATCACACAACAGCTCAAAGAAGCCGCAAAAATCCTTGGCCTCAGCTTCCTGGATCACATCATCTTCAACACCAAAGGCTACTACTCCTTCGCCGAAGAGTTAAACTCATATCTGGTGTATGGACATTGAAAAAGAAGTGGCGTATCCTGCCGATTGGGCCAGCAAGCTCACAATCGACATTGGAGGGATACGCCATGAAAAAGTGTACTGCATCCTGCTCTTCCGGTCCAGAGGCTACGGTCAAAGAAACAACGGTCCCGGATTCTCTAACCGAACTTCTGCGGAAGGGAGCCGGAGACCTCATAGCAAAAGCTGTGGAGGCGGAACTGGAGGCGTTGCTTGCTGAGTGCTCCTCTCTCCGTCTGGAAGACGGGAGAGCGGCGGTTGTCCGCAACGGGTATCTTCCCGGACGGACTGTCCAGACAGGCATCGGAGACGTGGAAGTGAGGGTGCCCAAGGTCCGGGACCGGAGCGGCTCCGGCATTGTGTTCAACAGTGCGCTGCTGCCCCCGTATCTGAAGCGGGCGAAGAATGTGGAAGAATTTCTGCCCTGGCTCTACCTGAAGGGAGTATCCACAGGAGGGTACGGAGAGGCCCTCGAAAGCCTTCTGGGAGAAAATGCGAAAGGACTGTCGGCCAATACCATTGCCCGCCTCAAAGAGAAATGGACGGAAGAACACCGTGAATGGAACCGCCGGGATCTCTCGGACAAGAAGTACGTTTACTGGTGGGCGGACGGAGTGTACAGCAAGGTAAGGATGGACGACAAGCTCTGCCTCCTGGTCATCATCGGGACCACGGAGAAGGGAGTGAAAGAACTGGTGGCGGTGGAAGACGGCTACCGGGAATCCGAGGCGAGCCGGCATGAGGTTCTTGCGGGACTTCGATCCAGGGGGCTGAAAGCGGGACCGAAGCTTGCAGTGGGCGACGGGTCGCTGGGCTTCTGGAACGCCCTGCGGAAAGAATATCCCGAATGCGTACATCAGCGGTGCTGGGTCCACAAGACGGCGAACGTGCTGAACAAGGTGCCGAAATCGCTCCAGGGGAAGATGAAGGCGGACCTTCATGAGATCTGGATGGCCGAGACACAGGAAGGAGCGGGAAAAGCCTTCGACAGGGCGGTGGCAAAATACGGGGACAAATACCCCAAGGCCGTTGACTGCCTGAAGAAAGACCGGGAGGAACTCCTGGCTTTCTACAACTTCCCCGCGGCGCACTGGGTGCACATACGGACGAGCAACCCTGTGGAATCGGCCTTTTCCACCATACGGCTGCGGACGGCGAAGACCCGGAACTGCGGGTCGAGGGCGACGACGCCGGCAATGGTCTTCAAGCCGGCGCAATCGGCGGAGAAGAGGTGGAGAAAACTCAAAGGCTATGAACTTCTTGGAGAAGTCATCACGGGAGTGATTTTCAAGGACGGAATACGTGTATCGGACCAATCAGACAGGAACGCCGCCTGATGACCCATACACCAGATTTGACAATAACTCGTTTTATTGGAGCGAATCAGGGAAAATCGAGAAGAGCGCTACGTAAATGAATGCGATGAAGCAAGAAGGAAAGGGGAAAGAAATCCGAGACACTTTTTACCTGTAAAAAAAAGTGGATTCTCTGAAGTATCATGTTCTTGGGTTGATGTTGAAATACAGCAGATATGTAATGTTGAGACCGGTGCAACGCCTTTAAAAAGTAATGTGTCTTATTATGATAATGGAAAAGTGCCGTGGATAAAAAGCGGTGATATTCAAAATGGCGATATTTGGGAATGCAAGGGTCGAATTTCTGAAAAAGCATTAAAAGAAACTAATGTAAAGTATTATCCAGTTGATACATTGTTGATTGCTATGTATGGTGAGGGAAAAACACGAGGCCAGATTGGCAGGCTAAAATTCCCAGCGACATCCAATCAAGCCTGCGCTGCTTTAGTAAATCCGAGTTTGGACGAAGCAACCAGAATGTATATCTTCCTCTACGGATTAAGTCAGTATGAGCGGCTAAGGATGCAATCGGCGGGGGGAAATCAGCCTAATCTCAGTCTGGAAAAAATTAAAGAATGGGTACTCCCTCTCCCGCCCCTCGAAGAGCAAAAAGAAATCGTCCGGCAGGTGGACAAACTCTTCTCCCTTGCCGACAAAGTGGAGGAGCACTACCAGAAAGCCCGGGCCCGGGTGGACGCTCTTGCTCAGTCTGTCCTCGCCAAAGCCTTCCGTGGAGAACTGGTTCCCCAGGATCCCGACGACGAACCGGCGGAAAAACTGCTGCAGCGCATTCGGGAAGAAAAAGCAAAAATGGAAAATGAACTGAAAAACGCCTCCCGGAGCGCGCGGGGAAAAGGAAAAAAAGGCGCAAAGACCCAGCGCAACAGGCCCGAAGAAAAGTAGGCGAGAGAACCATGAAAAAAATAAAGGATATTCCCCAGTCCGAACGCCCCAGAGAAAAACTCCTCGAACAGGGAGCGCACTGCCTTTCCGACCAGGAACTGCTCGCCGTCATCCTGGGCAGGGGCACTCAAAAGGACGACGTGCTGGCCCTGTCGAAGAAAATCATCAAGATCATCGACGAAAAGGGTTTGCTCTTCTCCCCTCAAGACATCACTGCCGTTGACGGTATCGGTAGCGCGAAAGCTGCTTCAATCGCGGCGGCCTTCGAATTTGTCCGGCGAAGAATCAAGCCAGAAGGCCTGAAGATCAAATTTCCTGCGGACGTGCTTCCCCTGATCCAACACTATGCCGACAGAAAACAGGAACACTTTCTCAGCATCTCCATCAACGGCGCGAACGAGGTAATGAACGTCCGGGTCGTCAGCATCGGCCTGGTCAACAAAAGCCATGTCCACCCTCGGGAAGTCTTCGCCGACGTGATAGCCGAAAGAGCCTCCGCAGTCATCGTCGCCCACAACCACCCCCACGGAGAACTCAAACCCAGCCCCGAAGACCGCCACATCACACACCAGCTCAAAGAAGCCGCAAAAATCCTGGGCATCAGCTTCCTGGATCACATCATCTTCAACACAAAAGGCTACTACTCCTTCGCCGAAAGCGACGAACTATAAAAGAAAACTCGCTGCCGGACAGGGCCAAGGGTTGAACAAAAAATCGTTGCTCTATTCGTAAAAAAAACTTGCACAAAAAGATGTATTGTAGTAAAAAATACGATAGTAATGCCTTTTAAGTTTTTTAATAATGGTCTTTTGTCTTTAATACGTTCATCCGCCGCGAGAGGAGCGTCCCATGAAGACTACCTCCACTCTGACTGACGGAGGAATCTTCTCTTCTTCACCGCGATAAAGCGCATCGTCAATCATACACCTCGTAAACTTCACACTTGCGTTTCCGGCGGGCGGTCTCTTCGTCTTCTTTCCGGGAGACCGAAACACCTTCCGGCTCGTAGTCGAACGGAAGCGGGGAGAGTCGAATCCATATCGGGAGGAGCTTCGGGAAATGGAGCATCTGCATCAGCTTTCTCAATCCGATCTTGAGGTAGCTCAAACCACGTTTCCCGTGGGTGTCGACGTTCGCGCGCTCTCCCGCGCGCTCCGTCTCGATTCCGAGTTCCGCCATCAGAACGGCGGCCGTCGCGATCACGCACAGCAGCCGCTCGATCCTCTTCTCGTCGCGTATCCGGCTCTTCGAAAGACCGAAACACCCGCTCTTCTCGTCGAGAAACTCCTCCTCGATGCAGAAACGTTTCGAGTAGTCGCGGAAGATGTCCGTGAAGTGACCTCCGAAGGAGACGATGTACCACGGTTCTTCGCCTGCGGGCATCGGCAGCAGCGCGCCGAACGTCACGCCGCCGATTCCGGCGTAGGAGGCGTTCCTCCAGAATCGGGGGAGTCCGCGCTTCAGACAGAGTTTTCCCGGTACGATCACCTCCCCCTTCCTCGTCCGTACGGGGGCGTCGCTCTTCGCTCTTATTCTGCACCACCAGCCGAGCTGTTTCAGAAGCTCGAAGAGAGAAGCGTTCTGGAATCCCCTGTCCGCGAGAAAGATCGGCTGCGTCCCGGACGGAATCATGGCCGCGACCTCCTCCAGGAGCCCCCGATACGCGGAGAAGGGAACCGAGGCGCTTTTGCTCTTCCGCACGGACCAGACCAGCGGAACCGCCCTGTCGAGAAAGATCAGGGAGACGCGAACCATGCAGAAGGCGTTGAAAAGGATGGACGTGTCCAGAGCGATGTGGACGTGTTTTCCCGCTTTCGATATCAGGCGCTCCGTAAGAGGGTGAAGAAGGAACCCGGGATCGATCCTCGGATTGCGGAGCCATTCGCGGAAACGTCGCGCCCTGCTGTATGCGCGCGCGGCTCTGCCGAACTCGAAGGAGCCCCATTCGTCGAGACTGGTCTTTTTCGACAGGCAGAGAGCTGCCACCATCGCGCCGAGCGTTTCTATGAGCCTTCGGTCGAGAAACGGAGCGAGGTGTTGATAAAGGAGGCGGATGATTGTAGTATGTAGAGGCGGCCTGTTGATGATCGATTCCCCCGTTCTGTATAGTTTCGGCGAACGTATTGAACACGGGAAACGATGAATTGTCTACAGGCCGTTCTTTTTTCAAGGTGCTTTATTGTTCCGCACTGCCGCCGGGACGAAACGGAGGACATTCAATCCATACAATCCATACTTTATCATGGTGAATCGGAAAAGATTCCTCCGTCAGTCAGACCTCCACTATTCCAAACAAATACCTTGGCTATACTGCTCATAATAACAGTTCGAAATATTGCATGCGCGTGGAATCCTTGCTTTTAGTAGCTGTAACGCGGAGGTGTTTTATGTTAAAGCGAGGTAATTAAATGCATATTTGTAAAATCTGTGGACAAAGTGCGGTTTATGCAGATAAGGGCTCTTTTGATGCATATTCTGTAAATTGTCCCTTGTGTGGTTATTATTATATTACACGAACTGCATTTGTTAACTTGGAAAGCGCAGGGTTATCGCTTCGGCAGAAAGCGAATATTTCGGGGTGGCTACGTGAAAACCCACAGTTTGAAATATCCAGCTCTAACATAGAATTCCTTTCACGACTGAACACGCCCTCATTTCACGAACGTGCGGACAAGCTTCTGTTGTTTCTTGAAAAAGAAACCGAGTTTGCTGGCGAATATTTAGAGAGAGCTAGCGATTGGATAAGCCATTGTTGGTGTATTAACCAGGAAGAACTAATCGAAATCTTATCATTTCTAACTGAGGTAAAACGAATCAGGCAAAATGAGTCTTTGGCGAGTTCGACTTTGAAGATCGAAGCAAATGGTTGGGAGCATCTCGAAAAGATTAAAAAAATAAATGCACAAAGTCCCCAGTGTTTCGTAGCAATGTGGTTTTCTGATGATTTAGAAAAAATTTATGATGAAGTAATTTCAGCAGGCATAATAGAGGCAGGATACACGCCACATAGAGTTGACCGACGAGAATACAATGGAAAGATTGACGATGAAATAATAGCACAAATAAAACAAAGTAAATTTTTACTTGCTGATTTCACGGGAAATAGGGGTGGCGTTTATTACGAAGCTGGCTTTGCTAAAGGCTTGAATATAGAAGTGATTTGGTCTTGTAGAGCTGATCATTTAGAAGATCTCCATTTTGACATCCGCCAATACAATTGCATCGTTTGGTCAGAAAATAATCTGGAAGAATTTAAAAAAAGAATAAAAAACAGGATTGGCGCAACGATAGGTTTTCGTTGAAAAATGCTATTGCATTTCATTAAAATGCTAGATAGATATAAGAAACCTTCGAAGGAGAAAGAGTCGTAAATCGTGAATTAAATTCGTGTTCTGCTTGATTCTTGTTTAGGGAGGCAGGTGAATAATTGGTATGGGCGGTTTAGTTGATATGTACGAAAGCGATAATGAAAGACGTGAAGATTCCCTAAGATTTAACCGCTACGAGCGGGACGATCACTTGGATGGGGGAGAGGTTAAGAGTGTTCCACGTCCAGTTAGATTTTTTTCCTGTACAAAATGCTCGAAAGCGTTCTACACAGCTGAAGAGCTTGCCGTGCATTATCTACAAGAACATTATAGCCTTGAAAATCCTTTATCGGCACCGAGTCTTTTCGTTAAAGGGCATCCCTTGCCCGTTAAAGCCACAATCCGTTCGCGACTTTCAGAACGGGATATAACCGTGTTTCATTGTGACAAGTATGAAGTAGATAAAAATGGATCCGGATGGCAAATCCTATCAGAAGAGAAATTTAAAAAGCTGATAGTAACGGAAACGGATTCAACAATGATGATTCGTCTGACTCGTTTTAGAAGAGTTGATGATTCATCGTCTTTTTCGGAATACCATCTTTATTTCCGGATTCCTGATAATGCGGTCCTGGATGATGTCGATAGAGCTTTTTTAAAACACCTTGTCAAGAAAAATTTAACACACTTCGACCTTAGCAATTTCAGCTCTGCCCTACCTGATGAAAATTCTGCAAGGGAATACGGAGACGCACTGGGGAACTTCGCCCTTGCCCTATTGATAAAGGAGTCCACGAATGACGTCCTGGGGAAAAACATAAACTTTGAAGAGTACACAGTGAAATTTCATTCAGCTTTCGATGTACTGAAGCATTTTGTCCGGCCAGTTGCGTTTGCTGTAACTTCTGTTATTCGTTTCAACCTGAATGACTTTTTGGATAATCAGCCTGATTCAATGCCTGTTTTGTACAAAGCTAATAGTTTTTTTCAAAGCTTAATTCTGAATAGGAATGCAATAAGATCGAGCAAGGCACTCCCAGAAGTGCGTAAGGGTGAGGGTGTCACACCTATTTGTCCGGTTGACCAGGTTTCGGATTTGATTATAAAAGCATCGGAGAGCCTGCAAAATAATCAAGCCTCATTCATTGACCGGAAAGATTTCTTGGCATTGTCTCATGAAACCCCAATTAGCGAATATGATCGGGTAAAGATCGATGTTCTTTTTGCTGAAAGTTGCCTTCGTTCCAAGCGGCTTAAAATTGCAGAGCCAATTTTAAGGCAATTGCAGTTTCATCCTCTATTTGGGGATTGGGCCAGAAAAAAGGTAGAGAAGGGATTTTTCTTATGGAAAAGGTAATTAAAAACGCTAAAAAAGTAGCGAAAACCAAAAAGGTGAAGAATGTTCTTCTTGAGACAGATTTTAATAAAGCGTGGACAGAATTCTTCCAGTCAAAAAAAATACCAGCGGAGAGATTTTTTAAGAATATTTCAGCTGGCACTAAAAAAGATTTACTGGACGTTCCAATAGATGTTTCTTTTAAAGAAGAGCTGGTAACTGTTTACTTTTCCCGTTCGAACAACATCGACAGGCTGTTGGATCTTCTACAGAATGTCCATAGGTCCGGAAAACAATTCCAAGGGTT is from Aminivibrio sp. and encodes:
- a CDS encoding IS256 family transposase gives rise to the protein MKKCTASCSSGPEATVKETTVPDSLTELLRKGAGDLIAKAVEAELEALLAECSSLRLEDGRAAVVRNGYLPGRTVQTGIGDVEVRVPKVRDRSGSGIVFNSALLPPYLKRAKNVEEFLPWLYLKGVSTGGYGEALESLLGENAKGLSANTIARLKEKWTEEHREWNRRDLSDKKYVYWWADGVYSKVRMDDKLCLLVIIGTTEKGVKELVAVEDGYRESEASRHEVLAGLRSRGLKAGPKLAVGDGSLGFWNALRKEYPECVHQRCWVHKTANVLNKVPKSLQGKMKADLHEIWMAETQEGAGKAFDRAVAKYGDKYPKAVDCLKKDREELLAFYNFPAAHWVHIRTSNPVESAFSTIRLRTAKTRNCGSRATTPAMVFKPAQSAEKRWRKLKGYELLGEVITGVIFKDGIRVSDQSDRNAA
- the radC gene encoding DNA repair protein RadC, producing the protein MKKIKDIPQSERPREKLLEQGAHCLSDQELLAVILGRGTQKDDVLALSKKIIKIIDEKGLLFSPQDITAVDGIGSAKAASIAAAFEFVRRRIKPEGLKIKFPADVLPLIQHYADRKQEHFLSISINGANEVMNVRVVSIGLVNKSHVHPREVFADVIAERASAVIVAHNHPHGELKPSPEDRHITQQLKEAAKILGLSFLDHIIFNTKGYYSFAEELNSYLVYGH
- a CDS encoding class I SAM-dependent DNA methyltransferase; the protein is MSDVVNKLWGFCHTLRHDGIDYGDYIEQLTYLMFLKMAHEKDIDLSGIRYEEDRNTVTLDCSWSTFVKKSGTELLDAFARILRALGRQPGLLGDIFTQAVPRFTNPVNLKKIINMIDEEDWSSMEVDVKGAAFEGLLEKSAAEGKKGAGQYFTPWVLIQTIVNVMRPDPRASREFTICDPACGTAGFLMVAYEWLVNVTKGALDRKDVQRIKKETYYGQELVPRPRRLALMNLFLHGLEPCIYLGDSIYEPDRGERYDCILTNPPFGTKGANQAPVRDDFTVSTSNKQLNFIQHVVTILKRGGRAAMVLPDNVLFADAAGDVIKYLMEDCDVHTLLRLPNGTFTPYSQGVKANVIFFRKGMKTEHTWIYDCRTNIPGVTKKDRPLVPAMFEDFERCYGDDPDGQSERTDGGEEGRFRKFSYSQIKERNFNLDISWLKDENLEDPDSLPEPQLLVADAITELGACVDELQSILDEIEAENGE
- a CDS encoding restriction endonuclease subunit S, whose product is MTGTVGQKRVPKTFVESHPFPLPPLNEQKRIVAKLDAIMPRIDSVKERLEKIPAILKRFRQSVLTAAVTGKLTEKWREEHPDVERADFALSIVSKKVADSYLNVFEETQTYPLPDTWLYVPLENLGEVRGGGTPSKSQADFWSGAIPWISPKDMKVCKIKNGKDFISETALHESSVKMIPEGSILFVVRGMILAHSFPVALTMNDVTINQDMKGLTPNKNANCEYLLCVFKYMQTKVLSYVKEATHGTLRLEIPVIQTFAIPLPPRDEQKEIVRQVDKLFALADKVEEHYQKARAQVDALAQSVLAKAFRGELVPQDLDDEPAEKLLQRIREEKAKMENELKNASRSARGKGKKGAKTQRNRPEEK
- a CDS encoding IS1634 family transposase; protein product: MPRRTQLINGVERVYDYFPRWDKEKKYSTSDRDYIGKMVDGVFVPNEKYKLRMALEEAEKKNEVSSPPGSFSRLFHGATHLFDAIGERTGVAGDLKECFPDTHKQILSLAYYLILEDSNPLSRFPKWAKTHSHPFGSDIPSQRSSEIFASIDEDSKQRFFRMQANRRMEKEFLVYDTTSVSSYSKLIKQVKYGHNKDRDPLPQINLLLLYGEESRLPIYYRKLPGNIADVTTVRTLLSEIDFLRSKKVKLVMDKGFYSEKNVNELYRNHSKFLMAIRSSLNWVKEMLDEERTKLTQRACYDSEHEVYGLCRSTTWSYTETMKRSGEKKTGEKRIYLHLFRDERRNVEDRCEFNAMLDGLERELRSGKRVSAHEKLYATYYDVGETPVRGIRLTPKQEAIEKAQKNFGCFALVSNDVKESREALRIYRGKDLIEKAFGNLKERLNLRRTSVSSEENLEGKLFVQFIALTYLSQIDKTMREKSLYKKHTLCELLDELNVIEKFESPGKNPYFGEITGKQRELYACFGVEPPT
- a CDS encoding restriction endonuclease subunit S, yielding MERIRENREERYVNECDEARRKGERNPRHFLPVKKSGFSEVSCSWVDVEIQQICNVETGATPLKSNVSYYDNGKVPWIKSGDIQNGDIWECKGRISEKALKETNVKYYPVDTLLIAMYGEGKTRGQIGRLKFPATSNQACAALVNPSLDEATRMYIFLYGLSQYERLRMQSAGGNQPNLSLEKIKEWVLPLPPLEEQKEIVRQVDKLFSLADKVEEHYQKARARVDALAQSVLAKAFRGELVPQDPDDEPAEKLLQRIREEKAKMENELKNASRSARGKGKKGAKTQRNRPEEK